A window from Dehalococcoidia bacterium encodes these proteins:
- a CDS encoding AAA family ATPase: MPRIQDIASKGPDLIEIPSIPWLARAINPGLIRGGVYLLAGEPGIGKTTLAIQLLGELAHQNRKVLYLTTEQGLGDLKRAVNRIHGRPGLPLSPAILNNFFLDDTVEDLDSLPRFLARRVLTAGEEYYGVETIVLDSVQGRGLSASATRKYRALYEFAENAKAQGLITVLIGHVTKKGQIAGPKDLEHNVDCIMYVRRAFRLRPFFVPKNRFGPALLDPLVLMMDDRGRLMESPHTSARSSAVYGYAGVGDELAEGQASVSLPRYGARPELNAPFLPGKKVRQLLSVLSSLKEVDLTDLSYEINCYVPRQQRYREELDLPIALALLSSYLHKPVPPDTLFVGELDLTRRVRPPEPAYLAALAQLVSGPQRGRVKRVYMSRECAERFGAMKPDGQGTPIGQQIEITPVEDLEDLLRALWPDLFPSR, from the coding sequence ATGCCGAGGATCCAGGACATCGCGAGCAAGGGACCTGATTTGATCGAGATTCCCTCGATCCCGTGGCTCGCTCGCGCGATCAATCCTGGCCTGATTCGAGGGGGTGTATACCTCCTGGCCGGCGAGCCCGGAATCGGGAAGACGACGCTGGCCATTCAGCTGCTCGGAGAGCTGGCGCATCAGAATCGGAAGGTTCTTTATTTGACGACCGAGCAGGGATTGGGTGATCTAAAGCGTGCGGTCAATCGCATTCATGGGCGACCCGGCTTACCCCTGTCACCGGCGATCCTGAACAACTTTTTTCTCGACGACACCGTGGAAGATCTTGACAGCTTGCCGCGGTTTCTGGCGCGACGGGTGCTCACGGCCGGGGAGGAGTATTACGGAGTCGAAACCATCGTCCTGGATTCGGTCCAAGGACGCGGGCTCTCTGCCTCGGCCACGCGGAAGTACCGAGCGCTTTACGAGTTTGCAGAGAATGCGAAGGCGCAAGGTCTGATCACGGTTTTGATCGGGCACGTTACGAAAAAGGGGCAGATCGCAGGGCCGAAGGATCTGGAGCACAACGTCGATTGCATCATGTACGTCCGTCGAGCCTTTCGGCTTCGGCCATTCTTCGTACCCAAGAACCGCTTCGGACCGGCGCTGCTCGATCCTCTCGTCCTTATGATGGATGACCGAGGCCGTCTCATGGAATCACCGCATACGTCGGCCCGAAGCAGTGCGGTCTATGGATATGCCGGAGTCGGAGACGAACTGGCCGAGGGGCAGGCGTCGGTCAGCCTGCCAAGGTACGGAGCCCGCCCCGAACTCAACGCGCCGTTCCTTCCCGGAAAGAAGGTCCGACAACTGCTGAGCGTGTTGAGCAGCCTCAAAGAGGTCGACTTGACCGACCTTTCTTACGAGATCAACTGTTATGTTCCCCGTCAGCAACGATACCGTGAAGAGCTAGATCTGCCGATCGCCCTGGCGTTGCTCAGTTCGTACCTCCACAAGCCGGTGCCGCCCGATACGCTGTTTGTCGGTGAGCTCGACCTCACTCGCCGCGTGCGCCCGCCCGAGCCAGCCTATCTTGCTGCCCTGGCACAGCTCGTCAGCGGGCCCCAGCGGGGCCGAGTGAAGCGGGTCTACATGTCGCGGGAATGCGCGGAGAGATTCGGCGCGATGAAACCCGATGGACAGGGAACGCCGATCGGCCAGCAGATCGAGATAACACCTGTCGAGGACCTGGAGGATCTCTTGCGGGCTCTGTGGCCCGACCTGTTTCCCTCCAGGTGA